A genomic window from Equus caballus isolate H_3958 breed thoroughbred chromosome 5, TB-T2T, whole genome shotgun sequence includes:
- the CENPL gene encoding centromere protein L isoform X2 has translation MDSCDTPESTPRQRASSRLKDYFIGATPLQKRLESVRRQTSFVPTPPRRKIPQCSQLQEDVDPQKVAFLLHKQWTLYSLTPLYKFSYTNLKEYSKLLGAFIAAEKQKGLAVEVGEDFNIKVIFSALLGMKGTQRDPEAFLVQILSKSQLPSENREGKVLWTGWFCCIFGDSLLETVSEDFTCLPLFLANGAETNTAMIGTWFQKTFDCYFSPLAINAYNLSWMAAMWTACKMDHYMATTEFLWSVPCSPQRLDISYAIHPEDAKALWDSVHKTPGEVTQEEVDLFMDCLYSHFHRHFKIHLSATRLVRVSTSVASAHTDGKIKILCHKYLIGVLAYLTELAIFQIE, from the exons ATGGATTCTTGTGATACACCAGAATCGACTCCTAGACAACGTGCATCCTCAAGGCTTAAAGATTACTTTATAGGTGCCACCCCTCTGCAGAAACGATTAGAATCGGTCAGGAGGCAAACCTCTTTTGTCCCAACTCCACCTCGAAGGAAAATTCCCCAGTGTTCACAATTGCAG gaagatgtTGATCCTCAAAAGGTTGCATTCCTTCTGCATAAACAGTGGACTTTATATAGTTTAACTCCCCTATATAAATTCTCCTATACTAATCTCAAAGAGTATTCTAAACTTCTGGGTGCATTTATTGCTGCTGAAAAGCAGAAAGGACTTGCTGTAGAAGTGGGAGAAGACTTCAACATCAAAGTGATTTTCTCTGCTCTCCTAGGAATGAAAGGAACACAAAGAGACCCTGAAGCATTTCTTGTCCAG ATTCTGTCAAAATCTCAATTGCCGTCTGAGAATAGAGAAGGTAAAGTGTTGTGGACTGGTTGGTTCTGCTGTATATTTGGAGACAGTCTTCTGGAGACTGTTTCAGAAGATTTCACCTGTCTACCCTTATTTCTTGCAAATGGAGCAGAGACTAATACAGCCATGATTGGAACCTGGTTTCAGAAAACTTTTGACTGTTATTTCAGTCCCTTAGCAATCAATGCATATAATCTTTCCTGGATGGCTGCTATGTGGACTGCATGCAAAATGGACCATTATATGGCTACTACTGAATTTCTTTGGTCTGTACCCTGTAGCCCTCAACGTCTGGACATTTCTTATGCCATACATCCAGAGGATGCAAAAGCTTTGTGGGACAGTGTCCACAAAACACCTGGGGAAGTTACCCAGGAGGAAGTTGACTTGTTCATGGACTGCCTTTATTCACATTTCCATAGGcatttcaaaattcatttatcAGCCACAAGATTGGTTCGTGTTTCAACATCTGTAGCTTCAGCACATACTGATGGAAAAATAAAG attctgtgTCATAAATATCTTATTGGAGTGTTGGCATATTTGACAGAACTGGCAATTTTTCAAATTGAGTGA
- the CENPL gene encoding centromere protein L isoform X1, which produces MLRVGPGLAADFIFCPVVRSFSLQYLCLETMDSCDTPESTPRQRASSRLKDYFIGATPLQKRLESVRRQTSFVPTPPRRKIPQCSQLQEDVDPQKVAFLLHKQWTLYSLTPLYKFSYTNLKEYSKLLGAFIAAEKQKGLAVEVGEDFNIKVIFSALLGMKGTQRDPEAFLVQILSKSQLPSENREGKVLWTGWFCCIFGDSLLETVSEDFTCLPLFLANGAETNTAMIGTWFQKTFDCYFSPLAINAYNLSWMAAMWTACKMDHYMATTEFLWSVPCSPQRLDISYAIHPEDAKALWDSVHKTPGEVTQEEVDLFMDCLYSHFHRHFKIHLSATRLVRVSTSVASAHTDGKIKILCHKYLIGVLAYLTELAIFQIE; this is translated from the exons ATGCTTCGTGTTGGGCCAGGACTGGCAGCAGACTTTATATTTTGTCCTGTTGTACGGTCGTTCTCTTTACAATACTTGTGTCTTGAG ACCATGGATTCTTGTGATACACCAGAATCGACTCCTAGACAACGTGCATCCTCAAGGCTTAAAGATTACTTTATAGGTGCCACCCCTCTGCAGAAACGATTAGAATCGGTCAGGAGGCAAACCTCTTTTGTCCCAACTCCACCTCGAAGGAAAATTCCCCAGTGTTCACAATTGCAG gaagatgtTGATCCTCAAAAGGTTGCATTCCTTCTGCATAAACAGTGGACTTTATATAGTTTAACTCCCCTATATAAATTCTCCTATACTAATCTCAAAGAGTATTCTAAACTTCTGGGTGCATTTATTGCTGCTGAAAAGCAGAAAGGACTTGCTGTAGAAGTGGGAGAAGACTTCAACATCAAAGTGATTTTCTCTGCTCTCCTAGGAATGAAAGGAACACAAAGAGACCCTGAAGCATTTCTTGTCCAG ATTCTGTCAAAATCTCAATTGCCGTCTGAGAATAGAGAAGGTAAAGTGTTGTGGACTGGTTGGTTCTGCTGTATATTTGGAGACAGTCTTCTGGAGACTGTTTCAGAAGATTTCACCTGTCTACCCTTATTTCTTGCAAATGGAGCAGAGACTAATACAGCCATGATTGGAACCTGGTTTCAGAAAACTTTTGACTGTTATTTCAGTCCCTTAGCAATCAATGCATATAATCTTTCCTGGATGGCTGCTATGTGGACTGCATGCAAAATGGACCATTATATGGCTACTACTGAATTTCTTTGGTCTGTACCCTGTAGCCCTCAACGTCTGGACATTTCTTATGCCATACATCCAGAGGATGCAAAAGCTTTGTGGGACAGTGTCCACAAAACACCTGGGGAAGTTACCCAGGAGGAAGTTGACTTGTTCATGGACTGCCTTTATTCACATTTCCATAGGcatttcaaaattcatttatcAGCCACAAGATTGGTTCGTGTTTCAACATCTGTAGCTTCAGCACATACTGATGGAAAAATAAAG attctgtgTCATAAATATCTTATTGGAGTGTTGGCATATTTGACAGAACTGGCAATTTTTCAAATTGAGTGA